In a single window of the Gossypium hirsutum isolate 1008001.06 chromosome A13, Gossypium_hirsutum_v2.1, whole genome shotgun sequence genome:
- the LOC121212228 gene encoding ADP-ribosylation factor-like protein 8a, whose amino-acid sequence MGLWEAFLNWLRSLFFKQEMELSLIGLQNAGKTSLVNVIATGGYSEDMIPTVGFNMRKVTKGNVTIKLWDLGGQPRFRSMWERYCRAVSAIVYVVDAADNDNLSVSRRELHDLLSKSSLNGIPVLVLGNKIDKPEALSKEDLTEQMGLKSITDREVCCYMISCKNSTNIDAVIDWLVKHSKSKN is encoded by the exons ATGGGATTATGGGAAGCTTTCCTCAATTGGCTTCGAAG TCTGTTCTTCAAGCAAGAAATGGAATTATCCTTAATAGGCCTCCAGAATGCTGGAAAAACATCCCTAGTTAATGTCATTGCC ACTGGTGGATATAGTGAAGATATGATACCAACG GTAGGATTTAATATGAGGAAGGTAACTAAAGGAAATGTCACGATAAAGTTGTGGGATCTTGGTGGTCAACCAAGGTTTCGGAGCATGTGGGAGAGATACTGCCGTGCTGTTTCAGCTATTGT TTATGTTGTGGATGCTGCCGATAACGATAACCTATCTGTCTCGAGAAGAGAACTCCATGACCTGTTAAGTAAATCCTCACTGAATGGTATTCCCGTGCTGGTACTCGGAAACAAGATTGACAAACCAGAAGCCTTATCTAAAGAGGATTTGACAGAGCAAAT GGGGCTCAAATCCATTACTGACAGAGAAGTGTGTTGCTATATGATTTCATGCAAGAATTCCACCAACATTGATGCAGTCATTGATTGGCTTGTGAAGCATTCAAAATCAAAGAATTGA